The proteins below are encoded in one region of Halocatena salina:
- a CDS encoding DUF5807 family protein, protein MDQQHRAFLSGERPEDVLIYLSDTVVSDGEALSDHGTRVEGGTVLVLPGDRGRSVFEQAVGVPPMTFAGTAMETEGTVLDDCTGGECPNPDPETEHQVQVLLAFAEEQNEDAGGLYAEGDVIHAYADCTCDTTYSDRWVAGDSKP, encoded by the coding sequence ATGGACCAACAACACCGCGCGTTTCTCTCCGGAGAACGTCCGGAGGACGTGCTCATCTATCTGAGTGACACCGTCGTTTCCGACGGCGAGGCGCTCTCCGACCACGGCACTCGCGTCGAGGGGGGTACGGTACTTGTTCTTCCCGGCGACCGCGGTCGAAGCGTGTTCGAGCAGGCCGTCGGTGTTCCTCCCATGACGTTCGCGGGCACAGCCATGGAGACGGAGGGAACCGTTCTCGACGACTGCACCGGGGGCGAGTGTCCCAACCCGGACCCAGAGACCGAGCATCAGGTTCAGGTGCTTCTCGCGTTCGCGGAAGAACAAAACGAGGACGCTGGCGGACTGTACGCCGAGGGCGACGTGATCCATGCCTACGCCGACTGTACCTGTGATACGACGTACTCCGATCGATGGGTGGCCGGAGACTCAAAACCCTAG